In one window of Sciurus carolinensis chromosome X, mSciCar1.2, whole genome shotgun sequence DNA:
- the Zmym3 gene encoding zinc finger MYM-type protein 3 isoform X3, with product MDPSDFPSPFDPLTLPEKPLAGDLPVDMEFGEDLLESQTAPTRGWAPPGPSPSSGALDLLDTPAGLEKDPGVVLDGATELLGLGGLLYKAPSPPEVDHGPEGTLAWDSGDQTLEPGPGGQTPEVVPPDPGAGANPSPPEGLLEPLAPDSPITLQSPHIEEEETTSVATRRRGSPGQEEELPKGQPQSPNGPPSPSVGETLGDGINSSQTKPGGSSPPAHPSLPGDGLTGKASEKPPERKRSERVRRAEPPKPEVVDSTESIPVSDEDSDAMVDDPNDEDFVPFRPRRSPRMSLRSSVAQRAGRSSVGTKMTCAHCRTPLQKGQTAYQRKGLPQLFCSSSCLTTFSKKPSGKKTCTFCKKEIWNTRDSVVAQTGSGGSFHEFCTSVCLSLYEAQQQRPIPQSGDPADATRCSICQKTGEVLHEVSNGSVVHRLCSDSCFSKFRANKGLKTNCCDQCGAYIYTKTGSPGPELLFHEGQQKRFCNTTCLGAYKKKNTRVYPCVWCKTLCKNFEMLSHVDRNGKTSLFCSLCCTTSYKVKQAGLTGPPRPCSFCRRSLSDPCYYNKVDRTVYQFCSPSCWTKFQRTSPEGGIHLSCHYCHSLFSGKPEVLDWQDQVFQFCCRDCCEDFKRLRGVVSQCEHCRQEKLLHEKLRFSGVEKSFCSEGCVLLYKQDFTKKLGLCCITCTYCSQTCQRGVTEQLDGSTWDFCSEDCKSKYLLWYCKAARCHACKRQGKLLETIHWRGQIRHFCNQQCLLRFYSQQNQPNLDTQSGPESLLNSQSSESKPQTPSQTKVENSNTVRTPEENGNLGKIPAKTRSAPTAPTPPPPPPPPATPRKNKAAMCKPLMQNRGVSCKVEMKSKGSQTAEEWKPQVIVLPIPVPIFVPVPMHLYCQKVPVPFSMPIPVPVPMFLPTTLESTDKIVETIEELKVKIPSNPLEADILAMAEMIAEAEELDKASSDLCDLVSNQSAEGLLEDCDLFGPARDDVLAMAVKMANVLDEPGQDLEADFPKNPLDINPSVDFLFDCGLVGPEDVSTEQDLPRTMRKGQKRLVLSESCSRDSMSSQPSCTGLNYSYGVNAWKCWVQSKYANGETSKGDELRFGPKPMRIKEDILACSAAELNYGLAQFVREITRPNGERYEPDSIYYLCLGIQQYLLENNRMVNIFTDLYYLTFVQELNKSLSTWQPTLLPNNTVFSRVEEEHLWECKQLGVYSPFVLLNTLMFFNTKFFGLQTAEEHMQLSFTNVVRQSRKCTTPRGTTKVVSIRYYAPVRQRKGRDTGPGKRKREDEAPILEQRENRMNPLRCPVKFYEFYLSKCPESLRTRNDVFYLQPERSCIAESPLWYSVIPMDRSMLESMLNRILAVREIYEELGRPGEEDLD from the exons ATGGACCCCAGTGATTTCCCCAGTCCATTTGACCCATTGACCCTGCCAGAGAAGCCCCTGGCTGGAGACCTTCCAGTAGACATGGAATTTGGAGAGGATCTGCTGGAATCCCAGACTGCCCCAACTCGAGGATGGGCACCCCCTGGCCCTTCTCCATCCTCGGGAGCCCTGGACCTGCTTGATACCCCTGCTGGCCTGGAAAAAGACCCTGGAGTAGTCTTGGATGGAGCCACTgagctgctggggctggggggGCTGCTCTATAAAGCCCCCTCCCCCCCAGAGGTGGACCATGGTCCTGAGGGGACCCTTGCGTGGGATTCAGGAGATCAGACCCTAGAGCCTGGACCAGGGGGCCAGACCCCTGAGGTGGTACCACCTGATCCAGGGGCTGGGGCAAATCCCTCTCCACCTGAGGGGCTGCTAGAGCCTTTGGCTCCTGATTCTCCAATAACCCTGCAATCCCCCCATATTGAAGAGGAGGAGACAACCTCCGTAGCTACCAGGAGAAGGGGCTCccctgggcaggaggaggagcttCCCAAAGGGCAGCCACAGAGCCCAAATGGCCCCCCTAGCCCTTCAGTGGGAGAGACTCTGGGGGATGGAATCAACAGTTCTCAGACCAAACCTGGGGGCTCTAGCCCCCCTGCACATCCTTCCTTGCCAG GAGATGGCTTGACTGGGAAGGCGAGTGAGAAGCCGCCTGAGAGG AAGAGAAGCGAACGTGTTAGGAGAGCAGAGCCTCCAAAACCTGAGGTTGTGGATTCCACTGAGAGCA TTCCAGTGTCAGATGAGGATTCTGATGCCATGGTTGATGATCCCAATGATGAGGACTTTGTGCCATTCCGGCCCCGGCGCTCTCCTCGCATGTCCCTACGCTCAAGCGTGGCACAGAGGGCTGGGCGCTCTTCTGTGGGCACCAAGATGACTTGTGCACATTGCCGGACACCACTGCAGAAGGGGCAGACGGCCTATCAGCGCAAAGGGCTGCCTCAGCTCTTCTGCTCTTCATCTTGTCTCACCACTTTCTCCAAGAAACCCTCAGGCAAAAAGACCTGTACCTTCTGCAAGAA GGAGATCTGGAACACCAGGGACTCGGTCGTGGCACAGACTGGTTCGGGAGGTTCCTTCCATGAGTTCTGcacatctgtctgtctgtctctataTGAGGCCCAGCAGCAGCGCCCAATTCCCCAGTCTGGGGATCCAGCAGATGCCACTCGCTGCAGCATATGCCAGAAGACTGGAGAG gtcCTGCATGAGGTCAGCAATGGCAGCGTGGTGCATCGGCTCTGCAGCGATTCTTGCTTCTCCAAATTCCGAGCCAACAAGGGACTGAAAACCAACTGTTGTGACCAGTGTGGGGCTTATATCTACACCAAGACCGGGAGCCCTGGCCCCGAGCTCCTCTTCCACGAGGGCCAGCAAAAGCGGTTCTGCAACACAACGTGCTTGGGGGCATACAAGAAG AAAAACACACGTGTGTACCCATGTGTCTGGTGCAAGACCCTGTGTAAGAACTTTGAGATGCTATCACATGTGGATCGTAATGGCAAGACCAGCTTGTTCTGTTCCCTGTGCTGTACCACTTCTTACAAAGTGAAGCAGGCAGGGCTCACTG GCCCTCCCCGACCCTGCAGCTTCTGCCGCCGCAGCCTCTCTGACCCCTGTTACTACAACAAGGTTGATCGCACAGTCTACCAGTTTTGCAGCCCCAGCTGCTGGACCAAGTTCCAG CGCACAAGCCCTGAGGGGGGCATTCACCTGAGCTGTCACTACTGCCACAGCCTCTTCAGTGGCAAGCCTGAGGTCTTGGACTGGCAG GACCAGGTGTTCCAGTTCTGCTGCCGTGATTGTTGTGAGGACTTCAAGCGGCTTCGGGGTGTGGTGTCCCAGTGCGAGCACTGCCGGCAGGAGAAACTCCTGCATGAGAAACTCCGATTCAGTGGGGTGGAAAAGAGCTTCTGCAGTGAAG gTTGTGTGCTGCTGTACAAACAGGACTTCACTAAGAAGCTGGGCTTGTGCTGTATCACTTGTACTTACTGCTCTCAGACCTGCCAGCGTGGAGTCACTGAGCAACTGGATGGCAGCACCTGGGACTTCTGCAGTGAGGACTGTAAAAGCAAGTACCTGCTGTGGTACTGCAAG GCTGCCCGATGCCATGCCTGTAAGCGCCAGGGGAAGCTGCTGGAGACCATCCACTGGCGTGGGCAGATCCGTCATTTCTGCAACCAACAGTGTCTGCTGCGCTTCTACAGCCAGCAGAACCAACCCAACTTGGATACCCAAAGTGGGCCTGAGAGCCTCCTGAACA GTCAGTCTTCTGAGTCAAAGCCCCAGACACCCTCTCAAACCAAAGTGGAGAACAGCAACACAGTGAGGACCCCAGAGGAAAACGGGAATTTGGGCAAG ATCCCTGCAAAGACCAGATCAGCTCCAACTGctcccacccctcctccacccccaccacccccagcaACACCCCGCAAAAACAAAGCCGCCATGTGTAAGCCGCTAATGCAGAACCGTGGAGTTTCCTGCAAGGTGGAGATGAAGTCCAAAGGGAGTCAAACAG CAGAAGAGTGGAAGCCACAGGTGATTGTGCTGCCTATCCCAGTGCCCATCTTTGTGCCAGTGCCTATGCATCTGTACTGCCAGAAAGTCCCAGTGCCTTTCTCAATGCCTATCCCG GTACCTGTGCCCATGTTCTTGCCCACTACCTTGGAGAGCACAGACAAGATTGTGGAGACCATTGAGGAGCTGAAGGTGAAGATCCCTTCCAACCCTTTGGAGGCTGACATTCTGGCTATGGCAGAAATGATTGCAGAGGCTGAGGAGTTAGACAAGGCCTCATCTGACCTTTGTG ATCTTGTGAGCAACCAGAGTGCAGAGGGACTTCTGGAAGACTGTGACTTATTTGGACCAGCCCGAGATGATGTCCTGGCCATGGCTGTCAAGATGGCCAATGTCTTAGATGAACCTGGGCAAGACTTGGAGGCAGATTTCCCCAAGA ATCCTTTGGACATTAACCCCAGTGTGGACTTCCTCTTTGATTGTGGCCTGGTAGGGCCTGAGGATGTGTCTACTGAACAAGACCTTCCCCGAACTATGAGGAAG GGTCAAAAGCGACTGGTGCTTTCGGAAAGCTGTTCCCGGGACTCCATGAGTAGCCAACCTAGCTGTACTGGTCTCAATTATTCATATGGTGTCAATGCTTGGAAATGCTGGGTACAGTCAAAATATGCCAATGGAGAAACCAGCAAGGGTGATGAGTTACGCTTTGGCC CCAAACCCATGCGTATCAAAGAGGATATTCTTGCCTGCTCAGCTGCTGAACTCAACTATGGACTGGCCCAATTTGTGAGAGAAATCACTCGACCCAATGGTGAACGATATGAACCTGACAGTATCTACTATCTGTGTCTTGGCATCCAGCAG taCTTGCTGGAAAATAACCGAATGGTGAACATTTTCACGGACCTTTACTACCTGACTTTCGTTCAAGAACTCAACAAGTCTTTGAGCACCTGGCAGCCCACGCTTCTCCCCAACA ATACAGTATTCTCCCGAGTAGAGGAAGAACACCTTTGGGAGTGCAAGCAGCTGGGGGTCTACTCTCCCTTTGTCCTTCTAAACACCCTCATGTTCTTCAACACTAAGTTTTTTGGGCTGCAGACAGCTGAGGAACACATGCAGCTCTCTTTCACGAATGTGGTGCGGCAATCCCGCAAGTGTACCACGCCTCGGGGCACCACCAAGGTGGTGAGCATCCGCTACTATGCCCCAGTCCGCCAGAGGAAAGGGCGAG ACACAGGTCCTGGGAAACGAAAGAGAGAAGATGAAGCCCCTATCTTAGAGCAGCGTGAGAATCGCATGAATCCCCTCCGCTGCCCTGTGAAGTTCTATGAATTCTATCTCTCAAAATG TCCTGAAAGCCTCCGAACTCGCAATGATGTGTTCTACCTGCAACCTGAACGGTCCTGCATCGCTGAGTCACCTCTCTGGTATTCTGTGATCCCCATGGACCGCAGCATGTTGGAGAGCATGCTCAATCGCATCCTGGCTGTGCGTGAGATTTACGAGGAACTGGGTCGTCCTGGGGAGGAAGACCTGGACTGA
- the Zmym3 gene encoding zinc finger MYM-type protein 3 isoform X2, with translation MDPSDFPSPFDPLTLPEKPLAGDLPVDMEFGEDLLESQTAPTRGWAPPGPSPSSGALDLLDTPAGLEKDPGVVLDGATELLGLGGLLYKAPSPPEVDHGPEGTLAWDSGDQTLEPGPGGQTPEVVPPDPGAGANPSPPEGLLEPLAPDSPITLQSPHIEEEETTSVATRRRGSPGQEEELPKGQPQSPNGPPSPSVGETLGDGINSSQTKPGGSSPPAHPSLPGDGLTGKASEKPPERVQKRSERVRRAEPPKPEVVDSTESIPVSDEDSDAMVDDPNDEDFVPFRPRRSPRMSLRSSVAQRAGRSSVGTKMTCAHCRTPLQKGQTAYQRKGLPQLFCSSSCLTTFSKKPSGKKTCTFCKKEIWNTRDSVVAQTGSGGSFHEFCTSVCLSLYEAQQQRPIPQSGDPADATRCSICQKTGEVLHEVSNGSVVHRLCSDSCFSKFRANKGLKTNCCDQCGAYIYTKTGSPGPELLFHEGQQKRFCNTTCLGAYKKKNTRVYPCVWCKTLCKNFEMLSHVDRNGKTSLFCSLCCTTSYKVKQAGLTGPPRPCSFCRRSLSDPCYYNKVDRTVYQFCSPSCWTKFQRTSPEGGIHLSCHYCHSLFSGKPEVLDWQDQVFQFCCRDCCEDFKRLRGVVSQCEHCRQEKLLHEKLRFSGVEKSFCSEGCVLLYKQDFTKKLGLCCITCTYCSQTCQRGVTEQLDGSTWDFCSEDCKSKYLLWYCKAARCHACKRQGKLLETIHWRGQIRHFCNQQCLLRFYSQQNQPNLDTQSGPESLLNSQSSESKPQTPSQTKVENSNTVRTPEENGNLGKIPAKTRSAPTAPTPPPPPPPPATPRKNKAAMCKPLMQNRGVSCKVEMKSKGSQTEEWKPQVIVLPIPVPIFVPVPMHLYCQKVPVPFSMPIPVPVPMFLPTTLESTDKIVETIEELKVKIPSNPLEADILAMAEMIAEAEELDKASSDLCDLVSNQSAEGLLEDCDLFGPARDDVLAMAVKMANVLDEPGQDLEADFPKNPLDINPSVDFLFDCGLVGPEDVSTEQDLPRTMRKGQKRLVLSESCSRDSMSSQPSCTGLNYSYGVNAWKCWVQSKYANGETSKGDELRFGPKPMRIKEDILACSAAELNYGLAQFVREITRPNGERYEPDSIYYLCLGIQQYLLENNRMVNIFTDLYYLTFVQELNKSLSTWQPTLLPNNTVFSRVEEEHLWECKQLGVYSPFVLLNTLMFFNTKFFGLQTAEEHMQLSFTNVVRQSRKCTTPRGTTKVVSIRYYAPVRQRKGRDTGPGKRKREDEAPILEQRENRMNPLRCPVKFYEFYLSKCPESLRTRNDVFYLQPERSCIAESPLWYSVIPMDRSMLESMLNRILAVREIYEELGRPGEEDLD, from the exons ATGGACCCCAGTGATTTCCCCAGTCCATTTGACCCATTGACCCTGCCAGAGAAGCCCCTGGCTGGAGACCTTCCAGTAGACATGGAATTTGGAGAGGATCTGCTGGAATCCCAGACTGCCCCAACTCGAGGATGGGCACCCCCTGGCCCTTCTCCATCCTCGGGAGCCCTGGACCTGCTTGATACCCCTGCTGGCCTGGAAAAAGACCCTGGAGTAGTCTTGGATGGAGCCACTgagctgctggggctggggggGCTGCTCTATAAAGCCCCCTCCCCCCCAGAGGTGGACCATGGTCCTGAGGGGACCCTTGCGTGGGATTCAGGAGATCAGACCCTAGAGCCTGGACCAGGGGGCCAGACCCCTGAGGTGGTACCACCTGATCCAGGGGCTGGGGCAAATCCCTCTCCACCTGAGGGGCTGCTAGAGCCTTTGGCTCCTGATTCTCCAATAACCCTGCAATCCCCCCATATTGAAGAGGAGGAGACAACCTCCGTAGCTACCAGGAGAAGGGGCTCccctgggcaggaggaggagcttCCCAAAGGGCAGCCACAGAGCCCAAATGGCCCCCCTAGCCCTTCAGTGGGAGAGACTCTGGGGGATGGAATCAACAGTTCTCAGACCAAACCTGGGGGCTCTAGCCCCCCTGCACATCCTTCCTTGCCAG GAGATGGCTTGACTGGGAAGGCGAGTGAGAAGCCGCCTGAGAGG GTACAGAAGAGAAGCGAACGTGTTAGGAGAGCAGAGCCTCCAAAACCTGAGGTTGTGGATTCCACTGAGAGCA TTCCAGTGTCAGATGAGGATTCTGATGCCATGGTTGATGATCCCAATGATGAGGACTTTGTGCCATTCCGGCCCCGGCGCTCTCCTCGCATGTCCCTACGCTCAAGCGTGGCACAGAGGGCTGGGCGCTCTTCTGTGGGCACCAAGATGACTTGTGCACATTGCCGGACACCACTGCAGAAGGGGCAGACGGCCTATCAGCGCAAAGGGCTGCCTCAGCTCTTCTGCTCTTCATCTTGTCTCACCACTTTCTCCAAGAAACCCTCAGGCAAAAAGACCTGTACCTTCTGCAAGAA GGAGATCTGGAACACCAGGGACTCGGTCGTGGCACAGACTGGTTCGGGAGGTTCCTTCCATGAGTTCTGcacatctgtctgtctgtctctataTGAGGCCCAGCAGCAGCGCCCAATTCCCCAGTCTGGGGATCCAGCAGATGCCACTCGCTGCAGCATATGCCAGAAGACTGGAGAG gtcCTGCATGAGGTCAGCAATGGCAGCGTGGTGCATCGGCTCTGCAGCGATTCTTGCTTCTCCAAATTCCGAGCCAACAAGGGACTGAAAACCAACTGTTGTGACCAGTGTGGGGCTTATATCTACACCAAGACCGGGAGCCCTGGCCCCGAGCTCCTCTTCCACGAGGGCCAGCAAAAGCGGTTCTGCAACACAACGTGCTTGGGGGCATACAAGAAG AAAAACACACGTGTGTACCCATGTGTCTGGTGCAAGACCCTGTGTAAGAACTTTGAGATGCTATCACATGTGGATCGTAATGGCAAGACCAGCTTGTTCTGTTCCCTGTGCTGTACCACTTCTTACAAAGTGAAGCAGGCAGGGCTCACTG GCCCTCCCCGACCCTGCAGCTTCTGCCGCCGCAGCCTCTCTGACCCCTGTTACTACAACAAGGTTGATCGCACAGTCTACCAGTTTTGCAGCCCCAGCTGCTGGACCAAGTTCCAG CGCACAAGCCCTGAGGGGGGCATTCACCTGAGCTGTCACTACTGCCACAGCCTCTTCAGTGGCAAGCCTGAGGTCTTGGACTGGCAG GACCAGGTGTTCCAGTTCTGCTGCCGTGATTGTTGTGAGGACTTCAAGCGGCTTCGGGGTGTGGTGTCCCAGTGCGAGCACTGCCGGCAGGAGAAACTCCTGCATGAGAAACTCCGATTCAGTGGGGTGGAAAAGAGCTTCTGCAGTGAAG gTTGTGTGCTGCTGTACAAACAGGACTTCACTAAGAAGCTGGGCTTGTGCTGTATCACTTGTACTTACTGCTCTCAGACCTGCCAGCGTGGAGTCACTGAGCAACTGGATGGCAGCACCTGGGACTTCTGCAGTGAGGACTGTAAAAGCAAGTACCTGCTGTGGTACTGCAAG GCTGCCCGATGCCATGCCTGTAAGCGCCAGGGGAAGCTGCTGGAGACCATCCACTGGCGTGGGCAGATCCGTCATTTCTGCAACCAACAGTGTCTGCTGCGCTTCTACAGCCAGCAGAACCAACCCAACTTGGATACCCAAAGTGGGCCTGAGAGCCTCCTGAACA GTCAGTCTTCTGAGTCAAAGCCCCAGACACCCTCTCAAACCAAAGTGGAGAACAGCAACACAGTGAGGACCCCAGAGGAAAACGGGAATTTGGGCAAG ATCCCTGCAAAGACCAGATCAGCTCCAACTGctcccacccctcctccacccccaccacccccagcaACACCCCGCAAAAACAAAGCCGCCATGTGTAAGCCGCTAATGCAGAACCGTGGAGTTTCCTGCAAGGTGGAGATGAAGTCCAAAGGGAGTCAAACAG AAGAGTGGAAGCCACAGGTGATTGTGCTGCCTATCCCAGTGCCCATCTTTGTGCCAGTGCCTATGCATCTGTACTGCCAGAAAGTCCCAGTGCCTTTCTCAATGCCTATCCCG GTACCTGTGCCCATGTTCTTGCCCACTACCTTGGAGAGCACAGACAAGATTGTGGAGACCATTGAGGAGCTGAAGGTGAAGATCCCTTCCAACCCTTTGGAGGCTGACATTCTGGCTATGGCAGAAATGATTGCAGAGGCTGAGGAGTTAGACAAGGCCTCATCTGACCTTTGTG ATCTTGTGAGCAACCAGAGTGCAGAGGGACTTCTGGAAGACTGTGACTTATTTGGACCAGCCCGAGATGATGTCCTGGCCATGGCTGTCAAGATGGCCAATGTCTTAGATGAACCTGGGCAAGACTTGGAGGCAGATTTCCCCAAGA ATCCTTTGGACATTAACCCCAGTGTGGACTTCCTCTTTGATTGTGGCCTGGTAGGGCCTGAGGATGTGTCTACTGAACAAGACCTTCCCCGAACTATGAGGAAG GGTCAAAAGCGACTGGTGCTTTCGGAAAGCTGTTCCCGGGACTCCATGAGTAGCCAACCTAGCTGTACTGGTCTCAATTATTCATATGGTGTCAATGCTTGGAAATGCTGGGTACAGTCAAAATATGCCAATGGAGAAACCAGCAAGGGTGATGAGTTACGCTTTGGCC CCAAACCCATGCGTATCAAAGAGGATATTCTTGCCTGCTCAGCTGCTGAACTCAACTATGGACTGGCCCAATTTGTGAGAGAAATCACTCGACCCAATGGTGAACGATATGAACCTGACAGTATCTACTATCTGTGTCTTGGCATCCAGCAG taCTTGCTGGAAAATAACCGAATGGTGAACATTTTCACGGACCTTTACTACCTGACTTTCGTTCAAGAACTCAACAAGTCTTTGAGCACCTGGCAGCCCACGCTTCTCCCCAACA ATACAGTATTCTCCCGAGTAGAGGAAGAACACCTTTGGGAGTGCAAGCAGCTGGGGGTCTACTCTCCCTTTGTCCTTCTAAACACCCTCATGTTCTTCAACACTAAGTTTTTTGGGCTGCAGACAGCTGAGGAACACATGCAGCTCTCTTTCACGAATGTGGTGCGGCAATCCCGCAAGTGTACCACGCCTCGGGGCACCACCAAGGTGGTGAGCATCCGCTACTATGCCCCAGTCCGCCAGAGGAAAGGGCGAG ACACAGGTCCTGGGAAACGAAAGAGAGAAGATGAAGCCCCTATCTTAGAGCAGCGTGAGAATCGCATGAATCCCCTCCGCTGCCCTGTGAAGTTCTATGAATTCTATCTCTCAAAATG TCCTGAAAGCCTCCGAACTCGCAATGATGTGTTCTACCTGCAACCTGAACGGTCCTGCATCGCTGAGTCACCTCTCTGGTATTCTGTGATCCCCATGGACCGCAGCATGTTGGAGAGCATGCTCAATCGCATCCTGGCTGTGCGTGAGATTTACGAGGAACTGGGTCGTCCTGGGGAGGAAGACCTGGACTGA